From a region of the Pukyongiella litopenaei genome:
- a CDS encoding HAD family hydrolase: MRPQAVVFDIGRVLIDWNPTGFYDREIGETARRALFAEVDLEAMNESVDMGRPFAASVEALARAHPRWAREILLWRDRWLDMASPAIPHTVRLKQALRDRGVPVFALSNFGVETFDIATAAYPFLLDFDRIWVSGHHGMMKPDPEFYAALEQGCGHDPAALLFADDRPENIVIAARRGWQVHLFDGPQGFAERLVADGLLNEEDAR, from the coding sequence AAGCGGTGGTGTTCGATATCGGCCGGGTGCTGATCGACTGGAACCCGACCGGGTTCTACGACCGGGAAATCGGCGAAACCGCGCGGCGGGCCCTCTTTGCCGAGGTCGATCTCGAAGCCATGAACGAATCCGTCGACATGGGCCGGCCATTCGCGGCCTCGGTCGAGGCGCTGGCGCGGGCGCATCCGCGCTGGGCGCGGGAAATCCTGCTCTGGCGCGACCGCTGGCTGGACATGGCCAGCCCCGCGATACCGCACACGGTGCGGCTGAAACAGGCGCTGCGCGACAGGGGCGTGCCGGTCTTCGCGCTGTCGAATTTCGGCGTCGAAACCTTCGATATCGCCACCGCCGCCTATCCGTTCCTGCTCGATTTCGACCGGATCTGGGTCTCGGGGCATCACGGGATGATGAAACCCGACCCGGAGTTCTACGCCGCGCTCGAACAGGGCTGCGGCCATGACCCCGCCGCGCTGCTGTTCGCCGACGACCGGCCCGAGAACATCGTCATCGCCGCCCGGCGCGGCTGGCAGGTGCACCTGTTCGACGGCCCCCAGGGGTTCGCCGAACGTCTGGTCGCCGATGGATTGCTGAACGAGGAGGACGCCCGATGA